CTGAAACAATGCTTGGGCTTGGAAGAGTATTTTCATCCGCTGTACGTCCTCGGACGCTTATTCGAGCACCCATTAATAAACGCAGTTTCCTTTGGTACTCAACTGAGGCTGCTAAGGAAGAAAAGCCtgctgaagaaaaagttgCCGAAACAGAGAATGTTGATGTTAAGGAACTTCAATCTAAGCTTTCTGAGcttaaaagtaaatatgaAGCAAAGGACAAAGAGGTTGCGGAGTTAAAGGGTAGCATTCGCCAAAGCTTAGCTGACTATCGTAATTTGGAAAACCGCATGAAGAGAGACATGGAGCAAACACGTGCATTTGCTGTTCAAAAGCTTACTAAGGATCTTTTGGATTCTGTCGATAATTTGGAGCGTGCTCTTTCAATTGTTCCAGAGGAGAAGCGTAACAATCGTGAGTCCAACAAGGATTTAGTTGATCTTTATGAAGGTTTAGCAATGACTGAATCGAACTTAATGAAAACCTTAGGAAAATATGGTTTAGTTCGCTATGACGGTATCGGAGAAGATTTTGATCCTAACATCCATGAAGCTGTTTTCCAAATCCCTGTTGAAGGTAAAAAGCCCAACACTGTCTTCCATTGCGAAAGCAAGGGTTTTCAATTGAATGGAAGAGTTATTCGTCCTGCCAAGGTTGGTGTTGTTAAGGGAGACGACTAGAGGAGCTAGTCAAAGATGATAGCAAGGAGCATACGAATACGTCGTTTCAcctatattattttaatgacCAATTCggggtttttttttatttttaaactcTCAATGTTTGTCTGGAAAGTCCTTTGTGGTATTATTGGATTTTTTCAGTCTTTTCAGGGGAACCAGAAGTCTTTCTGTGCAGATGCTTTTTTCTGCAAACTAATAGTCAAAGACAGATCGTAAAAAGTTTCATTGCATTTTTTGGGCTATGGGTacattattatatttttaccGAGGGGACTTGAATCCAATGTTTTTGTGTGGTTTGGGTTTATTGTTTAGTGATTTGCTATCACAACATAGTACCTATTTTTACTTacatttataaataaaatttttactcttTAATACTATAGCTTTCACCCAAACTGgttaaagaattttg
This region of Schizosaccharomyces pombe strain 972h- genome assembly, chromosome: II genomic DNA includes:
- the mge1 gene encoding GrpE domain-containing chaperone mge1; this encodes MLGLGRVFSSAVRPRTLIRAPINKRSFLWYSTEAAKEEKPAEEKVAETENVDVKELQSKLSELKSKYEAKDKEVAELKGSIRQSLADYRNLENRMKRDMEQTRAFAVQKLTKDLLDSVDNLERALSIVPEEKRNNRESNKDLVDLYEGLAMTESNLMKTLGKYGLVRYDGIGEDFDPNIHEAVFQIPVEGKKPNTVFHCESKGFQLNGRVIRPAKVGVVKGDD